In Pyrus communis chromosome 1, drPyrComm1.1, whole genome shotgun sequence, the following are encoded in one genomic region:
- the LOC137737832 gene encoding brassinosteroid LRR receptor kinase-like, with protein MISHKSISHFPFPFYLLLLLLLLLPLPPTSATPPTSSSYRYTQQLLSFKSSLPTPTILPNWLPNQNPCSFSGISCKATRVSSIDLSSISLATNLTVVSTFLMTLDSLESLFLNSASLSGSISLHFPTRTKCSPHLTSLDLAHNSLSGPLSDVPDFAAACSALTFLNLSSNSLVLPTKPSSSAFPLRNLQVLDLSYNKITGPNVVRWILSDGCGDLQRLVLKGNKISGEMSVVSTCSKLEHLDLSSNNFSISLPSFGDCSALDHLDISGNKFSGDVGRAISSCKQLSFLNLSMNHFDGPIPAMPTNSLKFLSLGGNRFQGIIPVSLMDSCAELVELDLSANSLSGSVPDALSSCSSLESLDISANNFSGELPVEILMKFTNLKAVSLSFNKFFGPLPNSLSKLATLESLDLSSNSLSGSIPAGLCGEPSNSWKELYLQNNLFTGTIPPSLSNCSQLVSLDLSFNNLKGTIPSSLGSLSKLRDLIIWLNQLSGEIPQELMYLGSLENLILDFNDLTGSIPIGLSNCTNLNWISLANNKLSGEVPRWIGKLPNLAILKLSNNSFSGDIPPELGDCKSLIWLDLNTNLLNGTIPPSLFKQSGNIAVNFVASKTYVYIKNDGSKECHGAGNLLEFAGIRDGQLNRISTRNPCNFTRVYRGILQPTFNHNGSMIFLDLSHNSLSGSIPKEIGSMYYLYILNLGHNNISGSIPQELGKMTGLNILDLSSNSLAGTIPPALSGLTLLTEIDLSNNRLSGMIPESGQFETFPAYRFANNSGLCGYPLASCGGALGPNANAHQKSHRREPSLVGSVAMGLLISLFCIFGLFIVAIETKKRRKKKESALDVCIDSCNQSGTANGWKLTGAREALSINLATFEKPLQKLTFADLLEATNGFHDNSLIGKGGFGDVYKAQLKDGSVVAIKKLIHISGQGDREFTAEMETIGKIKHRNLVPLLGYCKVGEERLLVYEYMKYGSLDDVLHEPKKAGIKLNWAARRKIAIGSARGLAFLHHNCIPHIIHRDMKSSNVLVDENLEARVSDFGMARLMSAMDTHLSVSTLAGTPGYVPPEYYQSFRCSTKGDVYSYGVVLLELLTGRRPTDSADFGDNNLVGWVKQHAKLKISDVFDPELMKEDASLEIELLQHLKVACACLDDRPWRRPTMIQVMAMFKEIQAGSGMDSQSTIAMDDDRVFGGVEMVEMSIKEVPESKQ; from the coding sequence aTGATATCCCACAAGTCCATTTCTCACTTCCCCTTCCCCTTctacctcctcctcctcctcctcctcctcctccctctgCCACCCACCTCTGCAACTCCGCCCACCTCCTCCTCTTACAGATACACCCAGCAACTCCTcagcttcaaatcctcccttccaACCCCAACCATCCTCCCCAACTGGCTCCCCAACCAAAACCCATGTTCCTTTTCTGGTATTTCCTGCAAAGCAACCAGGGTTTCGTCCATAGACCTCTCCTCCATCTCCCTCGCTACAAATCTGACCGTTGTTTCCACGTTCCTCATGACCCTCGACTCCCTTGAATCTCTCTTTCTCAATTCAGCCTCTCTCTCCGGCTCTATCTCCCTCCACTTCCCTACCAGAACCAAGTGCAGCCCTCACCTCACCTCCTTAGATCTGGCTCACAACTCCCTTTCCGGCCCTCTTTCAGACGTCCCCGACTTCGCCGCCGCTTGCTCCGCCTTGACCTTCCTCAACCTCTCCTCAAACTCTCTCGTTTTACCCACCAAACCGTCCTCCTCCGCCTTTCCCCTCCGCAACCTCCAAGTTCTTGATCTTTCTTACAACAAGATTACAGGCCCCAACGTCGTCCGTTGGATCTTATCCGACGGTTGCGGTGACTTGCAGAGGTTGGTTTTGAAGGGGAACAAAATCTCCGGCGAGATGAGCGTTGTGTCCACCTGCAGCAAGCTGGAGCACTTGGACTTGTCCTCCAACAACTTCTCCATTTCTCTTCCGTCTTTCGGGGATTGCTCGGCTTTGGACCACCTTGACATCTCTGGCAACAAGTTTTCTGGCGACGTTGGTCGCGCTATCTCCTCCTGCAAGCAGCTCAGTTTCTTGAACCTCTCCATGAACCACTTCGACGGTCCGATTCCGGCCATGCCCACCAACAGCTTGAAGTTCCTGTCACTTGGAGGTAATAGGTTTCAGGGTATAATTCCTGTGAGCTTAATGGATTCGTGTGCAGAGCTTGTGGAGCTCGATCTGTCGGCTAATAGCCTTTCGGGTTCGGTTCCTGATGCACTGAGCTCTTGTTCTTCGTTGGAATCGCTGGACATATCCGCCAATAACTTTTCTGGTGAGTTGCCCGTTGAGATTTTGATGAAGTTCACCAACTTAAAGGCTGTGTCGCTTTCTTTCAACAAATTCTTTGGTCCTCTGCCCAATTCTCTGTCTAAGCTCGCGACATTGGAGAGCTTGGATCTCAGCTCCAACAGTTTGTCTGGGTCAATCCCAGCTGGGCTCTGCGGGGAGCCTAGCAACAGCTGGAAGGAGCTGTACCTTCAGAACAATCTGTTTACCGGCACGATCCCTCCGTCTTTGAGCAACTGTTCTCAGCTTGTTTCTCTTGATTTGAGCTTCAATAATCTCAAGGGCACCATCCCTTCGAGCTTGGGGTCGTTGTCAAAGCTTCGCGATTTGATCATTTGGTTGAACCAGCTGAGTGGGGAAATCCCACAAGAGCTGATGTACCTTGGGTCGCTTGAGAATCTCATTCTGGACTTCAACGACCTTACGGGGTCGATTCCCATCGGTTTAAGCAACTGCACCAATTTGAATTGGATTTCATTGGCTAACAACAAGTTGAGTGGTGAGGTTCCCAGGTGGATTGGGAAGCTTCCAAATCTAGCAATACTCAAGCTCAGTAATAACTCATTCTCTGGTGATATTCCCCCGGAGCTCGGTGACTGTAAGAGCTTGATATGGTTGGATCTCAATACCAACTTGTTGAATGGCACAATCCCTCCTTCGCTTTTCAAGCAATCCGGAAACATTGCAGTGAATTTTGTTGCTTCCAAAACGTATGTATATATCAAGAATGATGGTAGCAAGGAGTGCCATGGAGCAGGAAATTTGCTCGAGTTTGCGGGTATCAGAGACGGGCAACTGAACAGGATTTCGACAAGAAATCCCTGCAACTTCACTAGAGTTTACAGAGGTATTCTCCAACCAACGTTTAACCATAATGGTTCTATGATTTTCCTTGATCTTTCGCATAACTCCTTGTCCGGTAGCATTCCCAAAGAGATTGGGAGCATGTACTATCTCTATATTTTGAATTTGGGCCATAACAATATATCTGGTTCAATCCCACAAGAGCTTGGAAAAATGACCGGCCTTAACATTCTTGATCTCTCTAGCAATAGCCTTGCGGGGACTATTCCACCGGCTCTGAGTGGCCTTACCTTGCTAACGGAGATTGATCTATCAAACAACCGTTTGTCTGGAATGATTCCAGAGTCGGGTCAATTTGAGACGTTCCCTGCCTACAGATTTGCCAACAATTCTGGCCTATGTGGCTATCCTTTGGCTTCATGTGGGGGAGCTTTGGGGCCAAATGCAAATGCACATCAAAAGTCTCATCGAAGAGAACCATCCCTGGTGGGCAGTGTGGCAATGGGGTTACTCATCTCACTTTTCTGCATCTTTGGTTTGTTCATTGTTGCCATTGAAACCAAGAAAAGgcgaaaaaaaaaggaatcgGCCCTTGATGTTTGTATCGACAGTTGTAACCAATCAGGAACTGCCAATGGCTGGAAGCTAACAGGTGCCCGGGAAGCATTAAGCATCAACCTTGCGACATTTGAGAAGCCCCTTCAAAAGCTCACTTTTGCAGATCTTCTCGAGGCCACCAATGGTTTCCACGATAACAGCCTTATTGGCAAAGGTGGTTTTGGTGATGTATACAAGGCCCAATTGAAAGATGGCAGTGTCGTAGCCATAAAGAAACTAATACATATCAGCGGACAGGGTGATCGCGAATTCACTGCAGAAATGGAAACAATAGGGAAGATCAAGCACCGGAACCTTGTCCCCCTCCTTGGATACTGCAAAGTAGGAGAAGAACGGCTTTTGGTTTATGAGTACATGAAATATGGAAGCTTAGATGATGTTTTACATGAACCGAAGAAAGCTGGCATCAAGTTGAACTGGGCTGCAAGGAGGAAGATTGCCATTGGGTCCGCGAGGGGACTGGCCTTTCTTCACCACAATTGCATCCCACACATCATTCACAGGGATATGAAATCAAGCAATGTGCTGGTGGATGAAAATTTGGAAGCCAGAGTCTCCGATTTTGGAATGGCAAGGCTTATGAGTGCAATGGACACCCATTTGAGTGTGAGCACTCTAGCAGGCACCCCTGGTTATGTCCCTCCTGAATACTACCAGAGCTTTAGATGTTCCACGAAAGGTGATGTTTATAGTTATGGAGTAGTATTGCTTGAGCTGCTAACGGGAAGACGGCCTACAGATTCAGCAGATTTTGGCGACAATAATCTCGTGGGTTGGGTAAAACAACACGCTAAATTGAAAATAAGTGATGTTTTTGATCCGGAGCTCATGAAAGAGGACGCAAGCCTTGAGATTGAGCTTTTACAGCACTTGAAGGTAGCTTGTGCTTGTTTGGACGACAGGCCATGGCGGCGTCCAACAATGATCCAAGTGATGGCAATGTTCAAGGAAATCCAAGCCGGGTCTGGGATGGACTCCCAATCAACGATAGCCATGGACGACGACAGAGTTTTTGGCGGAGTTGAAATGGTAGAGATGAGCATAAAAGAAGTCCCGGAAAGCAAGCAGTAG